A genomic stretch from Flavobacterium humidisoli includes:
- a CDS encoding MaoC/PaaZ C-terminal domain-containing protein: MYFKSTFFEDYQIDDKRVTLGRTITETDFVVHAGHTGDFFPHHMDEEWCKTQPFGQRIAHGTMVFSIGIGLTASEINPEAFSRGYDKMRFVKPVHIGDTIHSEITISEKGEAKNPEMGTVTEHVEIINQRGEVVLVCDHLLLVKKK; this comes from the coding sequence ATGTATTTTAAATCCACTTTTTTCGAAGATTATCAAATCGACGACAAACGAGTAACTTTAGGCAGAACCATCACAGAAACTGACTTCGTGGTTCATGCCGGACATACGGGAGATTTCTTCCCGCACCATATGGATGAAGAATGGTGTAAAACACAACCCTTCGGACAAAGAATTGCACACGGAACTATGGTTTTCAGCATCGGAATTGGCTTAACGGCATCTGAAATTAATCCAGAAGCTTTTTCTAGAGGCTATGACAAAATGCGCTTTGTAAAACCTGTTCATATTGGTGACACTATTCACTCTGAAATTACGATTTCTGAAAAAGGCGAAGCTAAAAATCCAGAAATGGGAACCGTAACTGAACATGTAGAAATTATCAACCAACGAGGTGAAGTCGTTTTGGTATGTGATCACTTACTTTTGGTGAAGAAAAAATGA